One part of the Pithys albifrons albifrons isolate INPA30051 chromosome 21, PitAlb_v1, whole genome shotgun sequence genome encodes these proteins:
- the LOC139681561 gene encoding uncharacterized protein isoform X1 has product MQRWRGSGLAALAAVLLVAANQAQVQQEPSAETTEGISININCSHSNKGRNEFIQWYRQLPGRGPEFLVSVHTGSRELPDKSGQVSVSQDSRWSSLRLYGPRFRDAAVYFCALGGTGRGAGAAAGHEPPRAGPGGGRGHSAGRASRGRCHPARRARSGSAPRSAAQPAQTPRPPSPPAAAPAALAQRASQRHRGVPHGPGLPGSRCLLCLTRNCCCLPLCHPSALGLRPRVLMLSAWLAKQRDGA; this is encoded by the exons ATGCAGCGGTGGCGGGGCTCGGGGCTGGCGGCTCTGGCCGCGGTGCTGCTCG TGGCTGCAAACCAAGCCCAGGTGCAGCAGGAGCCCTCAGCAGAGACCACTGAGGGCATCAGCATCAATATCAACTGCTCCCACTCAAACAAAGGGAGGAATGAATTCATCCAATGGTACCGTCAGCTCCCGGGCCGAGGTCCCGAATTCCTCGTGAGCGTTCACACAGGATCCAGAGAGCTGCCGGACAAGTCGGGACAGGTGTCAGTGTCACAAGACAGCCGCTGGAGCTCGCTGCGGCTGTACGGGCCCCGCTTTCGGGACGCGGCAGTGTatttctgtgccctgggaggCACGGGCAGAGGAGCCGGGGCTGCGGCCGGGCACGAACCgccgcgggcggggccgggcggggggcgggggcACAGCGCCGGCCGGGCCAGCAGGGGGCGCTGCCACCCCGCCCGCCGGGCCCGAAGCGGCTCCGCACCTCGTTCCGCGGCACAACCCGCGCAGACACCGCGGCCACCGAGTCCTCCCGCTGCAGCTCCCGCAGCGCTGGCACAGCGCGCCTCGCAGCGCCACAGAGGCGTCCCGCACGGCCCGGGGCTCCCCGGGTCCCGCTGCCTTCTCTGCCTCACACGGAACTGCTGCTGTCTGCCCTTGTGCCATCCATCGGCTTTGGGCCTCCGGCCGCGTGTATTGATGCTCTCGGCCTGGCTGGCAAAGCAAAGAGATGGTGCTTGA
- the LOC139681561 gene encoding uncharacterized protein isoform X2 gives MVKVSQVHSVAANQAQVQQEPSAETTEGISININCSHSNKGRNEFIQWYRQLPGRGPEFLVSVHTGSRELPDKSGQVSVSQDSRWSSLRLYGPRFRDAAVYFCALGGTGRGAGAAAGHEPPRAGPGGGRGHSAGRASRGRCHPARRARSGSAPRSAAQPAQTPRPPSPPAAAPAALAQRASQRHRGVPHGPGLPGSRCLLCLTRNCCCLPLCHPSALGLRPRVLMLSAWLAKQRDGA, from the exons atgGTGAAAGTGTCTCAGGTTCACTCAG TGGCTGCAAACCAAGCCCAGGTGCAGCAGGAGCCCTCAGCAGAGACCACTGAGGGCATCAGCATCAATATCAACTGCTCCCACTCAAACAAAGGGAGGAATGAATTCATCCAATGGTACCGTCAGCTCCCGGGCCGAGGTCCCGAATTCCTCGTGAGCGTTCACACAGGATCCAGAGAGCTGCCGGACAAGTCGGGACAGGTGTCAGTGTCACAAGACAGCCGCTGGAGCTCGCTGCGGCTGTACGGGCCCCGCTTTCGGGACGCGGCAGTGTatttctgtgccctgggaggCACGGGCAGAGGAGCCGGGGCTGCGGCCGGGCACGAACCgccgcgggcggggccgggcggggggcgggggcACAGCGCCGGCCGGGCCAGCAGGGGGCGCTGCCACCCCGCCCGCCGGGCCCGAAGCGGCTCCGCACCTCGTTCCGCGGCACAACCCGCGCAGACACCGCGGCCACCGAGTCCTCCCGCTGCAGCTCCCGCAGCGCTGGCACAGCGCGCCTCGCAGCGCCACAGAGGCGTCCCGCACGGCCCGGGGCTCCCCGGGTCCCGCTGCCTTCTCTGCCTCACACGGAACTGCTGCTGTCTGCCCTTGTGCCATCCATCGGCTTTGGGCCTCCGGCCGCGTGTATTGATGCTCTCGGCCTGGCTGGCAAAGCAAAGAGATGGTGCTTGA
- the LOC139681753 gene encoding uncharacterized protein, which yields MRRWRGAGLAALAALLLVAAGRAQVQQEPSAETTEGTAITINCSHRSIQLNEYIEWYRQLPGRSPEFLARASKGSKPLRDPAGLMSVSADGRWSSLRLYGPRFRDAAVYFCALGDTGRGAGAAAGHEPPRAGPGGGRGHSAGRASRGRCRPPPPVESVQAPQPPRPPRSLALPLLPTKHPMSFTVPTYFFTAFNNLSDSEVGNKFTQREGDQGRKITRSCRKSDLHFLPGTMGQTTVSQEDGQVIVKERDEPRTTCIYQDQ from the exons ATGCGGCGGTggcggggcgcggggctggCGGCGCTGGCTGCGCTGCTGCTCG TGGCTGCGGGCAGAGCCCAGGTGCAGCAGGAGCCGTCCGCAGAGACCACCGAGGGCACCGCTATCACCATCAACTGCTCACACCGCAGCATCCAGTTAAATGAGTACATCGAATGGTACCGTCAGCTCCCCGGCCGAAGCCCCGAATTTCTCGCACGGGCTTCTAAAGGGTCCAAACCGCTGCGGGACCCAGCGGGGCTGATGTCGGTCTCGGCTGACGGTCGCTGGAGCTCGCTGCGGCTGTACGGGCCCCGCTTTCGGGACGCGGCAGTGTatttctgtgccctgggagaCACGGGCAGAGGAGCCGGGGCTGCGGCCGGGCACGAACCgccgcgggcggggccgggcggggggcgggggcACAGCGCCGGCCGGGCCAGCAGGGGGCGctgccgcccccccccccccgtcgAGTCCGTTcaggccccgcagcccccgcggcCCCCCCGTTCCCtcgccctgcccctgctccccacCAAACATCCCATGTCTTTCACAGTCCCCACATACTTCTTCACTGCATTCA ACAACTTAAGTGACTCCGAGGTGGGAAACAAGTTCACCCAAAGAGAAGGTGACCAGGGCAGGAAGAtcaccaggagctgcagaaagTCTGACCTTCACTTTCTTCCAGGCACCATGGGGCAGACCACTGTCAGCCAGGAAGATGGACAAGTCATAGTGAAGGAGAGAGACGAGCCCCGGACCACCTGTATCTACCAAGACCAATGA
- the LOC139681754 gene encoding uncharacterized protein has product MQRWRGSGLAALAAVLLVAANRAQVQQEPSAETTEGISININCSHSNTGKTELIQWYRQLPGRGPEFLVSVHTGSRELPDKSGHVSVSPDRRWSSLRLYGPRFRDAAVYFCALGDTGRGAGAAAGHEPPRAGPGGGRGHSAGRASRGRCHPARRARSGSAPRSAAQPAQTPRPPSPPAAAPAALAQRASQRHRGVPHGPGLPGSRCLLCLTRNCCCLPLCHPSALGLRPRVLMLSAWLAKQRDGA; this is encoded by the exons ATGCAGCGGTGGCGGGGCTCGGGGCTGGCGGCTCTGGCCGCGGTGCTGCTCG TGGCTGCAAACCGAGCCCAGGTACAGCAGGAGCCCTCAGCAGAGACCACTGAGGGCATCAGCATCAATATCAACTGCTCCCACTCAAACACAGGGAAGACCGAATTGATCCAATGGTACCGTCAGCTCCCGGGCCGAGGTCCCGAATTCCTCGTGAGCGTTCACACAGGATCCAGAGAGCTGCCGGACAAATCGGGACACGTGTCAGTGTCACCAGACCGTCGCTGGAGCTCGCTGCGGCTGTACGGGCCCCGCTTTCGGGACGCGGCAGTGTatttctgtgccctgggagaCACGGGCAGAGGAGCCGGGGCTGCGGCCGGGCACGAACCgccgcgggcggggccgggcggggggcgggggcACAGCGCCGGCCGGGCCAGCAGGGGGCGCTGCCACCCCGCCCGCCGGGCCCGAAGCGGCTCCGCACCTCGTTCCGCGGCACAACCCGCGCAGACACCGCGGCCACCGAGTCCTCCCGCTGCAGCTCCCGCAGCGCTGGCACAGCGCGCCTCGCAGCGCCACAGAGGCGTCCCGCACGGCCCGGGGCTCCCCGGGTCCCGCTGCCTTCTCTGCCTCACACGGAACTGCTGCTGTCTGCCCTTGTGCCATCCATCGGCTTTGGGCCTCCGGCCGCGTGTATTGATGCTCTCGGCCTGGCTGGCAAAGCAAAGAGATGGTGCTTGA